cttatattttcaaatatcaTATGTATCATTGTCGAATACTGCATATGATAATTTCAAATATCATATGTATCATCCTCTCCGGCTCCGCGGCCTTCTCCTCAACCAATCGTGCTCCGAACTGCCAAAGAAGCTGAACCACAAGTCCGACCCTAACCACTCCTTCTCCCTCCTCTCCGAGCCTCCGGAGCACAGCCTCTACTACAGCTGCGACGCCTGCGGCGATCTCATCCGAGCCTTCGGCTTCCAGTGCGACAAATGCGACCACAGAATGCACGTGAAATGCGCTCTCCTTCCCGAATCGGTCGAGTGCAAGGCGCACGAGCACGCTCTCCAGCTACACTACACCGCCACCAAGCCTAACGTCGACGGCTGTCACGGAGGGATACTGGACTTACTACTGCAAGGAGTGCGATTTCGTTACTGATTTGGATTGTGCCTTTTCTGCTGAAGCTGCgaaggagaaagaagaagaggaagaggaagaggaagaggaattgCCTGTTGAATTGCAGCTAGCGAAGGCGAGAATCGAGATGGAGAACCAGAGGGTTAGGCTGGAGTTTCAGATGCAAATGGCGCGGCAGAATGCGCAGTTCATGAACAGCATAGCCAATTCATGGAGGAGTGCCTTCTGATTTCATCATGTTCATGTATCTTGGTTTGTGTGTTTTAGTTGTTGGTTCAATTTAGTTTTTGAATGTTtgcttgtttgtttgtttgtttgcaTCATTCTACTATATATGTATTGTATGTTCATCTCTCTTTATATGGTGATGATTTTCAGTGAATTCCCACTTTATAACTGTTGGAAAAAGAAATCATAAATGGCCGCCCTCATTTATTACAGTAGAGTTCCTAGATGGCCGCCCATATTTATTAGAGTGTAGAGTCCCTAGCATGATGTAGTTCCAATACACATTTAATTGTTGTATTCCAAGGGACTCAAatctccctataaatactagggagaTGAGCATTTCATATCAATAAGAAAAACATAcaagaaatattttctttctacttCCTACTCTCAATATGCCTTACCAACTTATCtatacctctctcgattaccatctttaagaatAACCAATGCAATGTAAGGTATAGTAGAGAATAGGGATAGAGGAAAATACCCAAAATCAAATATTCGATTAAAATCAAAtcgatatttaaaattttattctattatttttttaggatcTTGGTTCATTCGGTTCAGTTTAAATTTTTGgcaatatttgtttttttaggttCGGATGTATAAAAACCAAAATACCAAATTCTGTTATTGATACTCCACATAAACTGTATTATAGGAGTACCTAAAcaaacttcattttttttccaattttggatATATTAGtgcaatttcaaattttcgggTTTGATTTTGATAGTTTGGAtttcaatttcttcaattttgttttgatatatttgtaaattttagtttttttagttCCGTTTGGTTTTTGTAGTTTGAATTTcagtttgttttgattttttggatAATTCAGTTTAGTTCGGTTTTTTAGTTACATTTAGGCAAAAACCAAATCGATAACGGAATGTTCAACCCTAGTAGAGAAGCCAAAACACATACACGTCTAACCATTTCACCCAAAATAGATTCACCAATAACTAAGATTTGAGTCTTGAGGATGCCAAAACCCTAATCATTGGAGTTGGCTATACAAAACAGCAGCCAACAATTACTAGATAGCACAATCTAAACTGCTATATGCACACTAGAGCAGGTGATCCTTTTTCCACAGGTTGGAAGAGGCCAACTTCTCTTCTATTACAGACTTCCAT
This DNA window, taken from Salvia splendens isolate huo1 chromosome 18, SspV2, whole genome shotgun sequence, encodes the following:
- the LOC121776899 gene encoding uncharacterized protein LOC121776899 — encoded protein: MYHPLRLRGLLLNQSCSELPKKLNHKSDPNHSFSLLSEPPEHSLYYSCDACGDLIRAFGFQCDKCDHRMHVKCALLPESVECKAHEHALQLHYTATKPNVDGSAKEKEEEEEEEEEELPVELQLAKARIEMENQRVRLEFQMQMARQNAQFMNSIANSWRSAF